The genomic region CACCAAGGGCTGGCTCGCCGACGGCTGGCGCGCGGTGTTCGTCACCGAGGCGCACGGCCCTGCGGCCCGTACGGTCGAGGTGCTGGGCGGCGAGGGCATCGCGGCCCGCCTCGACACCGACCTCGCCGAGATCTCCCCGTCGCTCGTGCACGTGGCGTGCGGCTCGATCGAGCACGGCTTCGTCGACCCGGCCCTCAGACTCGCCGTACTGACCGAGACGGACCTGACGGGCCAGAAGGCGGCGGGCCGTGACGGCGCCCGGATGCCGGCCCGCCGCCGCAAGACCATCGACCCGCTCACCCTGGAGGCGGGCGACTACATCGTCCACGAGCAGCACGGCGTCGGCCGCTACATCGAGATGGTGCAGCGCACCGTGCAGGGCGCGACGCGCGAGTACCTGGTCGTCGAGTACGCGCCCGCCAAGCGCGGCCAGCCCGGCGACCGCCTCTACATCCCCACCGACCAGCTGGAGCAGATCACCAAGTACGTCGGCGGCGAGGCCCCCACCCTGCACCGCCTGGGCGGCGCCGACTGGACGAAGACGAAGGCCCGCGCGAAGAAGGCCGTCAAGGAGATCGCGGCCGACCTCATCAAGCTCTACAGCGCCCGCATGGCGGCCCCCGGCCACGCCTTCGGCACGGACACCCCCTGGCAGCGCGAGCTGGAGGACGCCTTCCCCTACGCGGAGACGCCCGACCAGCTCACCACCATCGCCGAGGTCAAGGACGACATGGAGAAGTCGGTCCCCATGGACCGGCTGATCTGCGGCGACGTCGGCTACGGAAAGACCGAGATCGCCGTCCGGGCCGCCTTCAAGGCCGTCCAGGACGGCAAGCAGGTGGCCGTCCTGGTGCCCACGACCCTGCTGGTGCAGCAGCACTTCGGGACGTTCAGCGAGCGGTACGCGCAGTTCCCCGTGAACGTGAAGGCGCTGTCCCGCTTCCAGACGGACACCGAGGCCAAGGCGGTCCTGGAAGGCCTGCGCGAGGGCTCGGTGGACATCGTCATCGGCACCCACCGCCTGTTCTCGTCGGAGACCAAGTTCAAGGACCTGGGCCTGGTCATCGTCGACGAGGAGCAGCGCTTCGGCGTCGAGCACAAGGAGCAGCTGAAGAAGCTCCGCGCGAACGTCGACGTGCTGACCATGTCCGCCACTCCGATCCCCAGGACGCTGGAGATGGCGGTGACCGGCATCCGCGAGATGTCCACGATCACGACACCTCCGGAGGAACGGCACCCGGTGCTGACCTTCGTCGGCCCCTACGAGGAGAAGCAGATCGGCGCCGCCATCCGCCGCGAACTGCTGCGCGAGGGCCAGGTCTTCTACATCCACAACCGCGTCGAGTCGATCGACCGGGCCGCGGCCCGGCTGCGCGAGATCGTCCCCGAGGCGCGCATCGCCACCGCCCACGGCCAGATGTCCGAGCAGGCGCTGGAACAGGTCGTCGTCGACTTCTGGGAGAAGAAGTTCGACGTGCTGGTGTCGACGACCATCGTGGAGTCCGGCATCGACATCTCCAACGCGAACACCCTGATCGTGGAGCGCGGCGACACCTTCGGCCTGTCCCAGCTGCACCAGCTGCGCGGCCGGGTGGGGCGTGGCCGCGAGCGCGGGTACGCGTACTTCCTCTACCCGCCGGAGAAGCCGCTGACCGAGACCGCGCACGAGCGGCTCGCGACCATCGCCCAGCACACGGAGATGGGCGCCGGTATGTACGTGGCGATGAAGGACCTGGAGATCCGCGGCGCGGGCAACCTGCTCGGCGGCGAGCAGTCCGGCCACATCGCGGGCGTCGGCTTCGACCTGTACGTACGCATGGTCGGCGAGGCGGTCGCCGACTACCGCCGCCAGCTGGAGACCGGCGAGATCGAGGAGGAGCCGCCGCTCGAGGTCAAGATCGAGCTGCCCGTCGACGCGCACGTCCCGCACGACTACGCGCCGGGCGAGCGGCTCCGGCTCCAGGCGTACCGCGCCATCGCCTCCGCCAACACGGAGGAGGACATCAAGGCCGTACGCGAGGAACTCGTCGACCGCTACGGCAAGTTGCCCGAGCCGGTGGAGAACCTGCTGCTCGTGGCCGGTCTGCGGATGCTCGCGCGGGCATGCGGCGTCGGCGAGATCGTGCTCCAGGGCACCAACATCCGGTTCGCGCCCGTGGAGTTGCGCGAGTCGCAGGAGCTGCGGGTCAAGCGGCTGTACCCCGGAGTCGTCATCAAGCCGGCCGTGCACCAGGTGCTGGTGCCGCGCCCGAAGACCGCGAAGGTCGGCGGGAAGCCGCTGGTCGGGCGCGATCTGCTGGCGTGGGTAGGGGAGTTCCTGACGTCGGTGCTGGGCTCCTGACTCACTCCCGGGCCCGCTGCGGCTCTGTCAGGCCACCGGTCGTACGTGTGCGCCGGTGGCCTCGCGCAGTGCCGCCGCCAGCCGGTCGCGGACCGCGACCTGGGCGGCGATGCGCGCGTCCAGCACCGCGAGACGGCCGGCGGCGATCCGGAGCGCCTCCTCGGAGGCGGGCCCGGCCGTGACGTCGCCGTCCAGGCACGGCAGGAACGCCCGTACGTCGTCGAGGGTCAGGCCCACGTCCAGCAGCCGGCGCACGTTGCGGACGCGGACGGCCGTACCGGCGTCGTACAGGCGGTAGCCGTTCGCGGCGCGTTCGGAGGCGATGAGCCCCGCCTGCTCGTAGTGGCGCAGGGCGCGCGGCGTCGTGCCGGTCGCCTCGGCGAGTTCGCCGATCCGCATGGGAGGTCGAGCCATGAGCGTCAGTCTCATGTGACGACCGCGCCGCCGTCCACCGGGAGGACCACGCCGGTGACGAACGACGCCTGCGGCGAGGCCAGTTGCGTGATCGCCCACGCCACCTCCTCGGGGCGTCCGACCCGGCCGAGCGGCGTGTGTTCGAGCTGCCACGCGCGGATCGCGGCCCGCTGCTCGGGGGTGTGGCCCGCGTGTTCGCCGATCGGTGTGTCGATCGCGCCCGGCGCCACCGCGGCGACCCGGATCCCCAGCGGGGCGAGCTCGACCGCCCAGCTGCGCGTGAGTACCTCCAGGGCCGCCTTCCCGGCCGCGTACAGGGAGTTGCCCGGCCAGCCGCGCTGCCCGACGGACGTCGTCACGTTCACGATCACACCCCGGCTGTCCTCGAGGGCCGGGAGCGCGGCCTGCACGAGCCTGACGGGAGCGAGCAGGTTCGTCGCGAGCTGGTGCTCGACGGCGGCACGCGTGTAGGTGCGCAGGGACTGGGCGTTGACGATGCCCGCGTTGTTCACCAGCACGTCGATGCGGCCGTGCCGGTCGAGTGCCGTACGGACGATGGTCTCGGGGCCGTCGGCGGCCGTGATGTCGGCGACGAGCGGGCTGATGCGGGCCGGGTCGTGAGCGGCGCTCTCGGCGAGGGGCGCCGCACGGCGGCCCACCGCCACGACCTGGAAACCCTCCTCGGCGAACGCGTGGGCGGTGGCCCGGCCGATGCCGGTACCGGCGCCGGTGACGAGCGCGGCTCGTGGAACCTTCGAATACGGGGATGCCATGCGGGGATCGTCGGACCCTGACGCCGGTGTCAAGGTCAAGCGTCCGGTTCATGAGCGAAGCCGCCCGCAGGAGCTGTCCCTCCGCGGACGGCCTCTGAGGGGAGGCCTTAAGTCTGGTCGGGCCGTTCGCGGTCGCGGTCCATGCCGAGCGATCCCTCGGCCCGCTGCTGCCCGGCGTCGATCTGGTCCTCGTACTTGCCGCCGGTCCTCTCGTTGATCTTCTGTTCCGCGGAGTCGGAGCTCTTCTTGCCCTTGTTCCGCGCCTGGCTCTTGAGCTTGTCGAAGATGCCCATTCAGAAAACTCCCTCCGGAGGTGGCTCAGAACCGACGATACGCGTGGCATACGAGGAATGCCCGTTTAAGCCCGATGTGGTCTGGACCTCTCCCTCGCTACCGTGGGACCAGGTACACACCGCCCGTGCGGAGGCGGAACAGGCAAGCAGGGGAGGGGCGCACGGTGAGGCGTCTGAGGGGCGGGGCGGCACTGGCCGTCGCGATGATGTTCACCGGTTCGGCGCTGGCCGGCTGTGAAGGCCTGGCCCCGCCCGCGGACGGCGGTGGACCCTCGGGCTCCGGCGTGCCGACGGCCGGTGCCGGACGGGCCGTGAACCCGCTGGACAACCCGGACGGCACGAAGCCGGGCCTGGCGGCGATCACGTCCACCGGGGACAGGGCGAGGGCCCGTGCCCTGATCGGGAAGGTGGAGACGAAGGGGCGCGGCCCCAGGACGGGCTACGAACGGGACAAGTTCGGCTACGCCTGGATGGACTCGGCGCCGGCCGACGTCCCCTTCGCCCGCAACGGCTGCGACTCGCGCAACGACCTCCTGAAGCGCGACGGGGAGGACCTTCGCTTCCGGTCGGGCTCGGACTGCGTCGTCATGGCACTGACGTTGCACGACCCGTACACCGGGAAGGTCATCGAGTGGACCAAGTCCCGTGCGGCGAAGGTCCAGATAGACCACGTCATGCCGCTGTCCTACGACTGGCAGATGGGCGCCTCGCGCTGGACGAAGGACAAGCGGGAGGCCATCGCGAACGACCCGCTCAACCTCGTCCCGGTGGACGGGCCGGCCAACAGCTCGAAGGGCGACTCGGGTCCGGCGTCCTGGCTGCCCCCGAACAAGCGGATCCGCTGCGCCTATTCGGTGCGCTTCGCCCAGGTGTCGCTGAAGTACGACCTTCCCGTCACGGCGGCCGACAAGCGGATGATGCTGGAGCAGTGCGGTGGCTGAAACGGCACCCCGGTCGCCGACGCGGCTGCCGCTCGGCCAGAAAGCCCTTTCCAAACGCCGATCCGGTGTGCTGAGGTGACGGGTGAGGTCGCTGAACGAGTGACGTGAGCCCGAGCGGAGGGTGCTGCCGGATGCCGAGTGGTCTCGTCGCGCTGGCGCTCGGCGGGTTCGGCATCGGTCTGACCGAGTTCCTCATCGCCGGGCTGCTGCCGCAGGTGGCGTCGAGTTTCGCGGTGTCCGAGGCGGCTGCGGGCTGGCTGATCTCCGGGTACGCGTTGAGTGTCGCGGTGGGAGCGATCGCGCTGACCGCGGCGACGGCACGGCTGCCGCGCAAGCCGGTCCTGGTCGGCCTGGTGGCGTTGTTCGTGCTGGGCAACCTGCTCTCCGCCATCGCCCCGAACTACCCGGTGATGCTGCTCGGGCGGATCGTCGCGGCGTTGTGCCACGGTTCGTTCTTCGGCATCGGCTCGCTGGTCGCGCGCAGTCTGGTCGCGCCGCAGAAGAAGTCCCAGGCCGTGGCGGTGATGTTCGCCGGGCTGACGGTCGCGAACGTGCTGGGCGTGCCGTTCGGGGCGCTGGTCGGTGAGCGCTGGGGCTGGCGGGCGGCGTTCTGGGCGGTCACCGCGATCGGCGTGCTGGCGCTGGCGGGGATCGCCGCGCTGGTGCCGGCGTGGGCGGGCCGGGTGCATCCGGCCACCGGGACGGAACCGGTCCCGGGCGGGCCGGCGGCGACTGCCGGCGGGCCGGACCCGGTCCCGCCCGGCGGCCTGCGGGCGCAGGTGCGGGCCTTCCGGTCCTGGCAGGTCTGGCTGACGCTGGCGGCCACCGCGCTCAGCTACGGCGGGATGTTCGGTGCGTTCAGCTACATCGCCTACACGTTCACCGAGGTCAGCGGCTTCGCCTCGGCGGACGTCGCCTGGCTGCTGATGGTCTACGGCGTCGGACTGGTCGTCGGCAACCTGGTCGGCGGGCGGGCGGCCGACCGCGACCGTGACCGTGCCCTGGTCCTCGCCCTGCTCGCACTCACCCTCACCCTGGCCCTGTTCGGGTTGCTGGCCGGCAGCGCGACCGCCTCGGTCGTCCTGGTGTTCGTGATGGGGGTGACCGGGTTCGCCAGCGTGCCCGGGATGATCACGCGTGTCACCGACTTCGCGCACGGAGCGGCACTGGCGGCCAGCGCCAACGTGTCCGCGTCCAACGTCGGCAACGCCCTCGGCGCCTGGCTCGGAGGCCTCGCCATCACCGCGGGCCTGGGCTACACCTCACCGCTCTACGTCGGCGCCGGCATCGCCCTGCTGTCCACGGTCGTCATGGTCATCGCAGCCCGCCGGGCCAGGTCTGCCCATGTGGCGGACCGTGTCCCCACGCCGTAATTCGGTTCCGGGGATGAGCCCGCACACCTACCGTGGCCACATGCAGCCGAAGATATCGAGCCTCGCCGACCGCCCGGACATGCTGGAGCGGGTCGTCGGGATGGCGGACAGCTGGCCGGAGTTCGCGATCCAGGACCTCGTCGGTGCCGCGCACTTCCCGCGGATCGCCGCCGAACTCCCCGAGTACGTCCTGTTCGCCGAGGACGAGCAGGGTGAGGTCGTCGCGAACGGCTTCAGCGTGCCCTTCGCCCTGCAGGCCGAGGGCCGTGGCCAACTGCCCGCGAACGGCTGGGACACGGTCCTCGTGTGGGCGTTCTCCGACCTGCGCCGCGGGGTCCGCCCCGACACCGTCAGCGCGATCTCGATCTCCGTCGCCCCGCACGCCCAGGGCCGGGGCCTGTCCGCGTCGATGCTCTCGGCCATGCGGGACAACGCCCGGGCGCGCGGCTTCGGGGAGGTCGTCGCCCCCGTCCGCCCCAACGCCAAGCACCTGGAACCGCACACGCCCATCGAGGAGTACGCGCACCGGGTCCGTCCCGACGGCCTGCCCCAGGACCCGTGGCTGCGGGTGCACGCCCGGGCCGGTGCCACGATCGACTCCGTGGCACCGGCGTCGATGACGGTGGCCGCCTCACTGGCGGACTGGCGCCGCTGGACTGGGCTGCCCTTCGACACCCGGGGCGACATCGAGGTGCCCGGCGCCCTGGTGCCGGTGCGCTGCGAGCCGGAGCGCGGGTACGCGGTGTACGTCGAGCCCAACGTGTGGATGCGGCACCTCCTGTGACCCGGCGGCGGGGCCGCCGCACAGCTCCCTCACGACCCGTAGGCCGGCTGGCCCGCCACCGCGGCGAGTTCCGGAGCGTCGACCTCGCCGCCTGGCTGCCCTTCATCGCGCTCAGCGACTTCCAGGGACAGCCCGGCGGGACACCGTTCCCCGGCGGTCCCTACGCGGCGGGGTCTCCACGTCACGCTCCTCGCCGTCGGGCTGCCGGCGGCGGCGATCCGGGCGCAGGAGCGCAGGAGCGCTCAGGCACCGGGAGGGGGACGCATCACCCCCCCGAACGCGGTCCCCTCCCGGCCCGGTCCGCGCGGCGGTGCCGGAAGTCCCGGTGAATCGTTGGTCGAATGGGTTGGCCTGAGCTCGGCCACTGCCTACCATCGATCACCGCAAGACCTTGTGCACCGTCGCACAATCTCCTCGGGAGGTCTCCTTGCACCGCCGCCGTCGCACCGCGTTCGTCCTCACTGCCGCGATCGCCGCCGCGGCGCCGCTTCTCACCGCCTGCGGCAACGACGCGCATCCCGGCGCGGCGGCCGTGGTGGGCGGCCAGCGGATCACCGTCTCCCAGCTGGAGGACAGGGTCGACGAGGTTCGCGCGGCCCAGCGGGCGGCCGTGCGGGACGAGGCCCAGTACCAGCAGGCCATCGCCGGGACCGGCACGCTCACCCGTGACACCCTGCACACCATGATCCTCGACCGGGTGCTGCACCGCGCCGCGCAGGACGCCGGTGTGACCGTCACCCGCAGGGAGATCCAGGAGATGCGGTCCGGGCTGGAGGAGCAGGCCGGCGGCGCCAAGGCCCTGGAGACGACCTGGCTCCAGCAGTACGGCATCCCGCCGCAGCGCCTCGAGGAGAACCTCCGCCTCCAGCTGGAGGCCCAGAAGCTCGCGCAGAAACTCGGCACCGACACCAACCGCCCCGAGTTCTGGAAGGCCCTGTCGGAGGCCTCCAAGGACCTGAACGTCGACCTCAACCCGCGCTACGGCACCTGGGACGTCCAGAAGAGCAGCCGCGCCGACGCGAAGACGCCGTGGGTGCGGGACGTGTCGGCGGCCCAGGCGCAGCAGAGCATGTAGGGGCGACGCCCCACATGCCCCCGGGGTGCACGGGCGGAGGCCTGTGGACGATTTCCGGGGCTGCCGGCGGCGTGGGATAGCTTCGAATCGTGAACGCCAACAGCCCCGAAGCCACCCCGCGGCCCGGCGAGGCCGGCCCCGGCACGGCCGCCACCGCCGTCCCCGGCCGCATCGTCCTGCTCACCACCAGTCACCGCGTCGCCCCCGGACTGCTGTCCTGGCCCGCCTGGCAGGCACTGCACGCGGCCGACCAGGTGCTGTGCGCGGACGGCGCGCACCCGCAGCTGCCGTATCTGCGCGAGGCGGGGATCACCGTCGACGAGGCGTCCCCGACGGCCCAGGAGCTGGTCGACGCCTGCGCCGGCGGCCGCACGGTGGTCGTCGTGGCGACGGGCGAGGGCGAGCCGACCCTGACGGACGGCCTGGCCCGCCTCGCCGGCACCGGCCGCGTCGCCATGCCCGAGCTGGAGCTGCTCCCCGCCTCCTACGACCTGCCGGGCGCCCGCCTCCTCGACCTCGTCCAGGTCATGGACCGCATCCGCGCCGAGTGCCCGTGGTCGTCCCAGCAGACCCACAAGGGCCTGGCCAAGTACGGCATCGAGGAGGCGTACGAACTCGTCGAGGCGATCGAGGAGGGCGACCGCGACGAACTGCGCGAGGAGCTCGGTGACGTCCTCCTCCAGGTCGTCTTCCACGCCCGGATCGCCGAGGAGGGCCGCCCGGAAGACGGGGCGGACCCCTTCTCCATCGACGACGTCGCCGCCGGCATCGTCGCCAAGCTGATCCACCGCCACCCGCATGTCTTCGGCGACGAGACGGCCACCACGCCCGAGGAGGTCAAGGCGCACTGGCTGCGCACCAAGGCGGTCGAGAAGCAGCGCACCTCGATCACCGAGGGCATCCCCCTCGGCCAGCCCGGCCTGGCCCTCGCCGCCAAGCTGGCGTCACGCGCCCGCGCCGCGAACCTGGACATACCACTCCCGCCCGTCGAGGGCATCGGCTACGAGCTGCTGGCCCTGGCGGTCCGCGCCGAATCGGAGGGCGTCGACCCGGAGGCGGCCCTGAGAGCGGCGGCCCGCGCCTACCGGGACGCGATCAGGGAGGCTGAGGACGGCTGAGACCGAGAGCCGGGAGCGGAGGACGGCTGGACCGGCCGAGGGAGGGGAGGGGCGAGGAGCCGGATACCGTCGGGGAGTGACCGACCAGCCCCAGCCCAGCACCCCTGCCGCCGCTCCCGACCTCTTCACCTGGGAGTTCGCGAGCAACCCCTACCCCGCCTACGCCTGGCTCCGCGAGCACGCCCCCGTGCACCGCACCAAGCTGCCCAGCGGCGTGGAGGCCTGGCTGGTCACGCGGTACGCCGATGCCAAGCAGACGCTAGCCGACCACCGGCTCTCCAAGAACCCGGCGCATCACGACGAACCCGCGCACGCCAAGGGCAAGACCGGGATCCCCGGGGAGCGCAAGGCCGAGCTGATGACGCATCTGCTCAACATCGACCCGCCGGACCACACCCGGCTGCGGCGGCTCGTGTCCAAGGCGTTCACGCCCCGCCGGGTCGCCGAGTTCGCGCCGCGGGTGCAGGAGCTCACCGACGGGCTCATCGACGGGTTCGCGGAGAAGGGGTCCGCCGACCTCATCCACGAGTTCGCCTTCCCGCTCCCCATCTACGCCATCTGCGACCTGCTCGGCGTCCCTCGCGAGGACCAGGACGACTTCCGCGACTGGGCGGGAATGATGATCCGTCACCAGGGCGGGCCCAGGGGCGGCGTGGCGCGGTCCGTGAAGAAGATGCGCGGCTACCTCGCCGACCTCATCCACCGCAAGCGCGAGGCGCTGCCCACCGAGCCCGCCCCCGGCGAGGACCTCATCTCCGGTCTCATCCGCGCCTCCGACCACGGTGAGCACCTCACCGAGAACGAGGCGGCGGCCATGGCCTTCATCCTGCTGTTCGCCGGGTTCGAAACGACCGTGAACCTGATCGGCAACGGCACCTACGCCCTGCTCACCCACCCCGAGCAGCGCGCGCGCCTCCAGGCGTCCCTGGCCGCCGGGGAGACCGGCCTCCTGGAGACCGGCGTCGAGGAGCTCCTGCGCTACGACGGCCCCGTCGAACTCGCCACGTGGCGGTTCGCCACGCAGCCGCTCACCATCGGCGGGCAGCACATCGCGACCGGCGACCCGGTCCTCGTCGTCCTGGCCGCCGCCGACCGGGATCCGGAGCGGTTCGCGGATCCGGACGTGCTCGACCTCGCCCGCCGCGACAACCAGCACCTCGGCTACGGCCACGGCATCCACTACTGCCTCGGCGCCCCGCTCGCCCGACTGGAGGGCCAGACCGCGCTCGCCGCGCTCCTCACCCGACTCCCGGACCTGCGGCTCGCGGCGGACCCGGCCGAGCTGAGATGGCGCGGCGGCCTCATCATGCGCGGGCTGCGCACCCTGCCGGTGGAGTTCTCACCGGCCCGAAGGTGACACGCCGTCAGACCTGTGATCTTCACGTGATCTGCGCGGCATGAACTTGTGACAAGTGATCGTCTGCCGATACGTTCACCCATCATCAGCGCGGCCCGGGGGGTCCTGCGCCGCGCCGGTCACTGCTGTCTCGCGAAAGGTCTCCGTATGCTCTCCGGGAACGGTCGGCACCGTCGCCCCCGCCAGGCTCCGGCTCTCCTCGTCGCGGCCGGGGTGACCGGCTCCGCCATCGCGATCCCGCTCCTCGGAGCCTCCGGCGCCAGCGCGGCCGACGGCACGACCTGGGACCGGGTCGCGGACTGCGAGACCGGCGGCGCCTGGAGCCAGAACAGCGGCAACGGATACTTCGGCGGCCTCGCGTTGTCCCAGGAGGACTGGGAGAACCACGGCGGTCTCGACTACGCCCCGAGCGCCGACCTGGCCAGCCGCTCCCAGCAGATAGCCGTGGCCGAGAGAATCCTCGCCGACCAGGGGGTCGGTGCGTGGCGCACCTGCGGGCTGCTCTCCGGCCTCCAGCAGGACAAGGACTCGGGCACGTCCGACTCGTCCAGCTCCTCCGACTCGTCCGCTCCGACGGACTCACCCGGACTGCTCGACTCCTCCGAGTCATCCGAGTCGTCCGGGTCATCCTCTTCGTCTTCTTCGCCCTCTTCGTCGTCTCCGTCCCCATCGTCGTCCCCTGACGGGCAGTCGACCTCGGAGGGTGACACCGCCAAGTCCGACAAGTCATCCGATTCTGCCGATTCCTCGACGCGGGACCAGTCGCAGGACCAGGAGTCCGGCAGCTCCCCGTCGACCGCCGCCGAGAGTGACGAACCCGACAAGTCCCGGCAGGGCGACGGCTCTTCGGCGCTCTCCGGAACCGGAACCGACAGCGCCTCCGGCCGCCACCGCGGCCCCAGCGCCGACGAGGACACCGGGGCCGAGGACGGCCGTACGTCCGGAGCCGCCGGACGGCACGCCTCGCGCGGCGGCGAGGCCTCTCGGGAGGCGACGGACGGCTCCTA from Streptomyces chartreusis NRRL 3882 harbors:
- the mfd gene encoding transcription-repair coupling factor encodes the protein MSLHGLLDAVSKDAALAEAINAAADGNRMHVDLVGPPAARPFAVAALARDTGRPVLAVTATGREAEDLAAALRSLLPPEGIVEYPSWETLPHERLSPRSDTVGRRLAVLRRLAHPRPDDPETGPVSVVVAPVRSVLQPQVKGLGDLEPVALRTGQTADLNEIVDALAAAAYARVELVEKRGEFAVRGGILDVFPPTEEHPLRIEFWGDDVEEIRYFKVADQRSLEVAEHGLWAPPCRELLLTEDVRARARALAEEHPELGELLGKIAEGIAVEGMESLAPVLVDDMELLLDVLPKGAMAVVCDPERVRTRASDLVATSQEFLQASWAATAGGGEAPIDVGAASLWSIADVRDRARELDMMWWSVSPFAADEELDADTLKLGMHAPETYRGDTAKALADTKGWLADGWRAVFVTEAHGPAARTVEVLGGEGIAARLDTDLAEISPSLVHVACGSIEHGFVDPALRLAVLTETDLTGQKAAGRDGARMPARRRKTIDPLTLEAGDYIVHEQHGVGRYIEMVQRTVQGATREYLVVEYAPAKRGQPGDRLYIPTDQLEQITKYVGGEAPTLHRLGGADWTKTKARAKKAVKEIAADLIKLYSARMAAPGHAFGTDTPWQRELEDAFPYAETPDQLTTIAEVKDDMEKSVPMDRLICGDVGYGKTEIAVRAAFKAVQDGKQVAVLVPTTLLVQQHFGTFSERYAQFPVNVKALSRFQTDTEAKAVLEGLREGSVDIVIGTHRLFSSETKFKDLGLVIVDEEQRFGVEHKEQLKKLRANVDVLTMSATPIPRTLEMAVTGIREMSTITTPPEERHPVLTFVGPYEEKQIGAAIRRELLREGQVFYIHNRVESIDRAAARLREIVPEARIATAHGQMSEQALEQVVVDFWEKKFDVLVSTTIVESGIDISNANTLIVERGDTFGLSQLHQLRGRVGRGRERGYAYFLYPPEKPLTETAHERLATIAQHTEMGAGMYVAMKDLEIRGAGNLLGGEQSGHIAGVGFDLYVRMVGEAVADYRRQLETGEIEEEPPLEVKIELPVDAHVPHDYAPGERLRLQAYRAIASANTEEDIKAVREELVDRYGKLPEPVENLLLVAGLRMLARACGVGEIVLQGTNIRFAPVELRESQELRVKRLYPGVVIKPAVHQVLVPRPKTAKVGGKPLVGRDLLAWVGEFLTSVLGS
- a CDS encoding MerR family transcriptional regulator, whose amino-acid sequence is MRIGELAEATGTTPRALRHYEQAGLIASERAANGYRLYDAGTAVRVRNVRRLLDVGLTLDDVRAFLPCLDGDVTAGPASEEALRIAAGRLAVLDARIAAQVAVRDRLAAALREATGAHVRPVA
- a CDS encoding SDR family NAD(P)-dependent oxidoreductase, with product MASPYSKVPRAALVTGAGTGIGRATAHAFAEEGFQVVAVGRRAAPLAESAAHDPARISPLVADITAADGPETIVRTALDRHGRIDVLVNNAGIVNAQSLRTYTRAAVEHQLATNLLAPVRLVQAALPALEDSRGVIVNVTTSVGQRGWPGNSLYAAGKAALEVLTRSWAVELAPLGIRVAAVAPGAIDTPIGEHAGHTPEQRAAIRAWQLEHTPLGRVGRPEEVAWAITQLASPQASFVTGVVLPVDGGAVVT
- a CDS encoding antitoxin — encoded protein: MGIFDKLKSQARNKGKKSSDSAEQKINERTGGKYEDQIDAGQQRAEGSLGMDRDRERPDQT
- a CDS encoding HNH endonuclease family protein; the encoded protein is MRRLRGGAALAVAMMFTGSALAGCEGLAPPADGGGPSGSGVPTAGAGRAVNPLDNPDGTKPGLAAITSTGDRARARALIGKVETKGRGPRTGYERDKFGYAWMDSAPADVPFARNGCDSRNDLLKRDGEDLRFRSGSDCVVMALTLHDPYTGKVIEWTKSRAAKVQIDHVMPLSYDWQMGASRWTKDKREAIANDPLNLVPVDGPANSSKGDSGPASWLPPNKRIRCAYSVRFAQVSLKYDLPVTAADKRMMLEQCGG
- a CDS encoding MFS transporter, giving the protein MPSGLVALALGGFGIGLTEFLIAGLLPQVASSFAVSEAAAGWLISGYALSVAVGAIALTAATARLPRKPVLVGLVALFVLGNLLSAIAPNYPVMLLGRIVAALCHGSFFGIGSLVARSLVAPQKKSQAVAVMFAGLTVANVLGVPFGALVGERWGWRAAFWAVTAIGVLALAGIAALVPAWAGRVHPATGTEPVPGGPAATAGGPDPVPPGGLRAQVRAFRSWQVWLTLAATALSYGGMFGAFSYIAYTFTEVSGFASADVAWLLMVYGVGLVVGNLVGGRAADRDRDRALVLALLALTLTLALFGLLAGSATASVVLVFVMGVTGFASVPGMITRVTDFAHGAALAASANVSASNVGNALGAWLGGLAITAGLGYTSPLYVGAGIALLSTVVMVIAARRARSAHVADRVPTP
- a CDS encoding SurA N-terminal domain-containing protein, which translates into the protein MHRRRRTAFVLTAAIAAAAPLLTACGNDAHPGAAAVVGGQRITVSQLEDRVDEVRAAQRAAVRDEAQYQQAIAGTGTLTRDTLHTMILDRVLHRAAQDAGVTVTRREIQEMRSGLEEQAGGAKALETTWLQQYGIPPQRLEENLRLQLEAQKLAQKLGTDTNRPEFWKALSEASKDLNVDLNPRYGTWDVQKSSRADAKTPWVRDVSAAQAQQSM
- a CDS encoding nucleoside triphosphate pyrophosphohydrolase yields the protein MNANSPEATPRPGEAGPGTAATAVPGRIVLLTTSHRVAPGLLSWPAWQALHAADQVLCADGAHPQLPYLREAGITVDEASPTAQELVDACAGGRTVVVVATGEGEPTLTDGLARLAGTGRVAMPELELLPASYDLPGARLLDLVQVMDRIRAECPWSSQQTHKGLAKYGIEEAYELVEAIEEGDRDELREELGDVLLQVVFHARIAEEGRPEDGADPFSIDDVAAGIVAKLIHRHPHVFGDETATTPEEVKAHWLRTKAVEKQRTSITEGIPLGQPGLALAAKLASRARAANLDIPLPPVEGIGYELLALAVRAESEGVDPEAALRAAARAYRDAIREAEDG
- a CDS encoding cytochrome P450 family protein, producing MTDQPQPSTPAAAPDLFTWEFASNPYPAYAWLREHAPVHRTKLPSGVEAWLVTRYADAKQTLADHRLSKNPAHHDEPAHAKGKTGIPGERKAELMTHLLNIDPPDHTRLRRLVSKAFTPRRVAEFAPRVQELTDGLIDGFAEKGSADLIHEFAFPLPIYAICDLLGVPREDQDDFRDWAGMMIRHQGGPRGGVARSVKKMRGYLADLIHRKREALPTEPAPGEDLISGLIRASDHGEHLTENEAAAMAFILLFAGFETTVNLIGNGTYALLTHPEQRARLQASLAAGETGLLETGVEELLRYDGPVELATWRFATQPLTIGGQHIATGDPVLVVLAAADRDPERFADPDVLDLARRDNQHLGYGHGIHYCLGAPLARLEGQTALAALLTRLPDLRLAADPAELRWRGGLIMRGLRTLPVEFSPARR
- a CDS encoding transglycosylase family protein; this encodes MLSGNGRHRRPRQAPALLVAAGVTGSAIAIPLLGASGASAADGTTWDRVADCETGGAWSQNSGNGYFGGLALSQEDWENHGGLDYAPSADLASRSQQIAVAERILADQGVGAWRTCGLLSGLQQDKDSGTSDSSSSSDSSAPTDSPGLLDSSESSESSGSSSSSSSPSSSSPSPSSSPDGQSTSEGDTAKSDKSSDSADSSTRDQSQDQESGSSPSTAAESDEPDKSRQGDGSSALSGTGTDSASGRHRGPSADEDTGAEDGRTSGAAGRHASRGGEASREATDGSYTVRPGDSLWSIANSLDLSGGWHALYAGNETAVGADPNLIRPGQKLTVRVEADDE